A DNA window from Etheostoma spectabile isolate EspeVRDwgs_2016 chromosome 22, UIUC_Espe_1.0, whole genome shotgun sequence contains the following coding sequences:
- the tm9sf1 gene encoding transmembrane 9 superfamily member 1 isoform X1, producing MSQDRQSRLNSTAVPHELSIFATGVMQCGIGHRPGGCQRTMGLHCVLILCLFSGWAVGYKQGENVTLYVNKVGPYHNPQETYHYYTLPVCRPEKVHHKSLSLGEVLDGDRMAESLYDIRFRENVEKKTLCKLTLSEKQVDELREAIEELFYFEFVLDDIPIWGFVGYIEESGFLPHSHKVGLWTHLDFNIEYNGDSVIFANVSVKDVKPVPLEEGAGAAVGVVGVGGGSLTVTHTYSVHWFESPLPHSRRSERLRDYSFFPKTLEIHWLSIINSLVLVVLLLGFVIIILMRVLKNDFARYNVEEEGGCDDLDQGDNGWKIIHTDVFRFPPYKSLLCAVLGVGAQFLTLATGIIFMALLGMFNVHRHGAINSAAIVLYALTSCVSGYVSCSFYTQINGQRWVWNIILTSSLFSAPLFLTWSVVNSIHWWSGSTQALPATTVLLILGAWVLVGFPLTVIGGIVGKNRAGSFQAPCRTRNIARQIPTQPWYKHTAVHMAIGGFLPFSAISVELYYIFATVWGREHYTLYGILLCVFAILLSVGACISVALTYFLLSGEDHRWWWRSVLSTGSTGLFIFVYSVFYYRNRSSMSGLVQSTEFFGYSLLTAMVFSLMLGSVSFWASLAFIRYIYRSLKMD from the exons atgtctcaGGACAGACAGTCTCGTTTAAATAGCACAGCTGTCCCTCATGAACTGTCCATCTTTGCAACAGGGGTTATGCAGTGTGGAATAGGACACCGGCCAGGTGGCTGCCAGAGGACGATGGGCCTGCACTGCGTCTTGATCCTGTGCTTGTTCTCAGGCTGGGCAGTGGGCTACAAGCAGGGGGAGAACGTGACTCTCTATGTCAACAAAGTGGGCCCTTATCATAACCCCCAGGAGACATATCACTACTACACCCTGCCTGTTTGCAGGCCGGAGAAG GTGCATCACAAGTCCCTGAGTCTAGGAGAAGTGTTGGATGGTGACAGGATGGCAGAGTCCTTATATGACATCCGATTCAGAGAGAAcgtggagaaaaaaacactttgcaaGCTCACTCTTTCAGAGAAACAG gtggACGAACTTCGTGAGGCTATCGAGGAGCTGTTCTACTTTGAGTTTGTCCTGGATGACATTCCAATCTGGGGTTTTGTGGGATACATAGAGGAGAGCGGCTTCCTGCCTCACAGTCACAAG GTGGGTTTGTGGACTCACCTAGACTTCAACATCGAGTACAACGGCGACTCCGTGATCTTCGCTAACGTCTCAGTAAAAGACGTCAAACCTGTTCCCCTGGAGGAGGGGGCGGGTGCAGCGGTGGGCGTAGTCGGAGTGGGCGGAGGCAGCCTGACGGTCACCCACACCTACAGCGTGCACTGGTTCGAGTCCCCCCTGCCTCACTCCCGGAGATCCGAGCGCCTACGAGACTACTCGTTCTTCCCCAAAACACTGGAGATCCACTGGCTCTCCATCATTAACTCGCTGGTGCtggtggtgctgctgctgggcTTCGTCATCATCATCCTTATGCGGGTCCTTAAAAATGACTTTGCCAG ATACAatgtggaggaggagggcggCTGTGATGATCTGGACCAGGGAGACAATGGCTGGAAGATCATACACACTGATGTCTTCAGGTTTCCCCCTTACAAAAGCCTGCTGTGTGCCGTACTGGGAGTGGGGGCTCAGTTCCTTACTCTTGCCACAG GAATCATCTTTATGGCGTTGCTGGGAATGTTCAATGTGCACCGCCATGGTGCCATCAACTCTGCAGCTATCGTGCTGTACGCTCTGACCAGCTGTGTGTCAGGCTACGTGTCATGCAGCTTCTACACACAGATCAACGGCCAGCGCTGGGTGTGGAACATCATCCTCACCTCGTCGCTCTTCTCCG CTCCTCTGTTCCTGACATGGAGTGTTGTAAACTCGATCCACTGGTGGAGCGGCTCCACTCAGGCTCTGCCGGCCACCACTGTGCTCCTCATTCTGGGTGCCTGGGTGCTGGTGGGCTTTCCACTCACTGTCATCGGCGGCATTGTGGGAAAGAACCGAGCCGGCAGCTTCCAGGCGCCATGCCGCACTCGCAACATCGCCCGGCAGATCCCTACACAGCCCTggtacaaacacacagctgtacACATGGCCATCGGCGGATTCCTGCCATTCAG TGCCATCTCAGTGGAGCTGTACTACATCTTTGCTACAGTTTGGGGCAGAGAGCACTACACACTCTACGGCATCCTGCTGTGCGTCTTTGCCATCCTCCTCTCAGTGGGAGCCTGCATCTCTGTTGCTCTCACCTACTTCCTGCTGTCTGGTGAAGACCACCGATGGTGGTGGCGGAGCGTCCTGAGCACCGGCTCCACGGGCCTCTTCATCTTCGTCTACTCTGTTTTCTACTACCGGAACCGGTCCTCTATGAGTGGCCTGGTGCAGAGCACCGAGTTCTTTGGTTACTCTCTGCTCACAGCGATGGTCTTCTCGCTGATGCTGGGCAGCGTGTCGTTCTGGGCCTCACTGGCATTTATTCGCTACATCTACCGTAGTCTCAAGATGGACTAG
- the tm9sf1 gene encoding transmembrane 9 superfamily member 1 isoform X2 — MQCGIGHRPGGCQRTMGLHCVLILCLFSGWAVGYKQGENVTLYVNKVGPYHNPQETYHYYTLPVCRPEKVHHKSLSLGEVLDGDRMAESLYDIRFRENVEKKTLCKLTLSEKQVDELREAIEELFYFEFVLDDIPIWGFVGYIEESGFLPHSHKVGLWTHLDFNIEYNGDSVIFANVSVKDVKPVPLEEGAGAAVGVVGVGGGSLTVTHTYSVHWFESPLPHSRRSERLRDYSFFPKTLEIHWLSIINSLVLVVLLLGFVIIILMRVLKNDFARYNVEEEGGCDDLDQGDNGWKIIHTDVFRFPPYKSLLCAVLGVGAQFLTLATGIIFMALLGMFNVHRHGAINSAAIVLYALTSCVSGYVSCSFYTQINGQRWVWNIILTSSLFSAPLFLTWSVVNSIHWWSGSTQALPATTVLLILGAWVLVGFPLTVIGGIVGKNRAGSFQAPCRTRNIARQIPTQPWYKHTAVHMAIGGFLPFSAISVELYYIFATVWGREHYTLYGILLCVFAILLSVGACISVALTYFLLSGEDHRWWWRSVLSTGSTGLFIFVYSVFYYRNRSSMSGLVQSTEFFGYSLLTAMVFSLMLGSVSFWASLAFIRYIYRSLKMD; from the exons ATGCAGTGTGGAATAGGACACCGGCCAGGTGGCTGCCAGAGGACGATGGGCCTGCACTGCGTCTTGATCCTGTGCTTGTTCTCAGGCTGGGCAGTGGGCTACAAGCAGGGGGAGAACGTGACTCTCTATGTCAACAAAGTGGGCCCTTATCATAACCCCCAGGAGACATATCACTACTACACCCTGCCTGTTTGCAGGCCGGAGAAG GTGCATCACAAGTCCCTGAGTCTAGGAGAAGTGTTGGATGGTGACAGGATGGCAGAGTCCTTATATGACATCCGATTCAGAGAGAAcgtggagaaaaaaacactttgcaaGCTCACTCTTTCAGAGAAACAG gtggACGAACTTCGTGAGGCTATCGAGGAGCTGTTCTACTTTGAGTTTGTCCTGGATGACATTCCAATCTGGGGTTTTGTGGGATACATAGAGGAGAGCGGCTTCCTGCCTCACAGTCACAAG GTGGGTTTGTGGACTCACCTAGACTTCAACATCGAGTACAACGGCGACTCCGTGATCTTCGCTAACGTCTCAGTAAAAGACGTCAAACCTGTTCCCCTGGAGGAGGGGGCGGGTGCAGCGGTGGGCGTAGTCGGAGTGGGCGGAGGCAGCCTGACGGTCACCCACACCTACAGCGTGCACTGGTTCGAGTCCCCCCTGCCTCACTCCCGGAGATCCGAGCGCCTACGAGACTACTCGTTCTTCCCCAAAACACTGGAGATCCACTGGCTCTCCATCATTAACTCGCTGGTGCtggtggtgctgctgctgggcTTCGTCATCATCATCCTTATGCGGGTCCTTAAAAATGACTTTGCCAG ATACAatgtggaggaggagggcggCTGTGATGATCTGGACCAGGGAGACAATGGCTGGAAGATCATACACACTGATGTCTTCAGGTTTCCCCCTTACAAAAGCCTGCTGTGTGCCGTACTGGGAGTGGGGGCTCAGTTCCTTACTCTTGCCACAG GAATCATCTTTATGGCGTTGCTGGGAATGTTCAATGTGCACCGCCATGGTGCCATCAACTCTGCAGCTATCGTGCTGTACGCTCTGACCAGCTGTGTGTCAGGCTACGTGTCATGCAGCTTCTACACACAGATCAACGGCCAGCGCTGGGTGTGGAACATCATCCTCACCTCGTCGCTCTTCTCCG CTCCTCTGTTCCTGACATGGAGTGTTGTAAACTCGATCCACTGGTGGAGCGGCTCCACTCAGGCTCTGCCGGCCACCACTGTGCTCCTCATTCTGGGTGCCTGGGTGCTGGTGGGCTTTCCACTCACTGTCATCGGCGGCATTGTGGGAAAGAACCGAGCCGGCAGCTTCCAGGCGCCATGCCGCACTCGCAACATCGCCCGGCAGATCCCTACACAGCCCTggtacaaacacacagctgtacACATGGCCATCGGCGGATTCCTGCCATTCAG TGCCATCTCAGTGGAGCTGTACTACATCTTTGCTACAGTTTGGGGCAGAGAGCACTACACACTCTACGGCATCCTGCTGTGCGTCTTTGCCATCCTCCTCTCAGTGGGAGCCTGCATCTCTGTTGCTCTCACCTACTTCCTGCTGTCTGGTGAAGACCACCGATGGTGGTGGCGGAGCGTCCTGAGCACCGGCTCCACGGGCCTCTTCATCTTCGTCTACTCTGTTTTCTACTACCGGAACCGGTCCTCTATGAGTGGCCTGGTGCAGAGCACCGAGTTCTTTGGTTACTCTCTGCTCACAGCGATGGTCTTCTCGCTGATGCTGGGCAGCGTGTCGTTCTGGGCCTCACTGGCATTTATTCGCTACATCTACCGTAGTCTCAAGATGGACTAG